In bacterium, the following are encoded in one genomic region:
- the rplK gene encoding 50S ribosomal protein L11, with the protein MAKKVMKEIKLQIPAGRANPAPPIGPALGQHGVNIMEFCKAFNAQTANQEGTIIPAVIRIYEDRSFSFILKTPPAAVLIKKAVNIEKGSSNPNREKVAKISMEEIKKIAEIKKPDLNAVNIEGAIKQICGTAKNMGVEIVE; encoded by the coding sequence ATGGCTAAAAAAGTAATGAAAGAAATTAAGTTACAAATTCCAGCTGGAAGAGCCAATCCGGCTCCTCCTATAGGTCCAGCATTAGGGCAACATGGAGTAAATATTATGGAATTTTGTAAAGCCTTTAACGCTCAAACTGCTAATCAAGAAGGTACTATTATTCCAGCAGTAATTAGGATATACGAAGATCGAAGCTTTTCTTTTATATTGAAAACGCCACCCGCTGCTGTTCTTATTAAAAAAGCAGTTAATATTGAAAAAGGCTCTTCCAATCCTAATCGGGAGAAAGTAGCCAAGATTAGCATGGAAGAAATTAAGAAGATTGCAGAAATTAAGAAACCAGATTTAAATGCAGTTAATATAGAAGGAGCTATTAAGCAAATATGTGGAACGGCTAAAAATATGGGTGTAGAGATTGTAGAATAG
- the rplA gene encoding 50S ribosomal protein L1 translates to MAFRGKKYKKAVEQVDKQKFYSPREATELIKKIAYTKFDESLEVAVKLGVQTKHADQQVRSTVVLPYGVGKDVKILVFAKGEKAKEAQEAGADYTGDQEYIEKIKEGWLDFDIVMATPDIMKEISQLGKILGPRGCMPSPKTGTLTFELAKAIKEFKAGKIEFRADSYGIVHVLLGKISFSIESLIENIKALMKAIMQVKPSAAKGQYIKGLSLSSTMGPGIRVDLAEVRKLIED, encoded by the coding sequence ATGGCTTTTAGAGGGAAAAAGTACAAGAAAGCAGTAGAACAAGTAGATAAACAAAAATTTTATAGTCCAAGAGAAGCAACTGAGCTTATCAAGAAAATAGCTTATACTAAATTTGATGAATCATTAGAGGTTGCTGTAAAGCTTGGAGTACAAACTAAACATGCTGATCAACAAGTAAGAAGTACGGTAGTCTTGCCTTATGGCGTTGGCAAAGATGTGAAGATATTAGTTTTTGCTAAGGGTGAAAAAGCAAAAGAAGCTCAAGAGGCAGGGGCGGATTATACAGGAGATCAAGAATACATTGAAAAGATTAAAGAAGGATGGTTGGATTTTGATATAGTTATGGCTACTCCAGATATTATGAAAGAGATTTCTCAGTTAGGTAAGATTTTAGGACCCAGAGGATGCATGCCTAGTCCTAAAACAGGAACCTTGACTTTTGAATTAGCTAAAGCGATTAAAGAATTTAAAGCTGGTAAGATTGAATTTAGAGCTGATAGCTATGGTATAGTTCATGTTCTTTTAGGGAAGATATCTTTTTCTATAGAAAGCCTGATAGAAAATATTAAAGCTTTAATGAAAGCCATTATGCAAGTCAAGCCTTCGGCGGCTAAGGGTCAATATATCAAAGGATTATCTCTTTCTTCCACTATGGGTCCAGGAATTAGAGTTGATTTGGCTGAAGTACGTAAACTTATTGAAGATTAA
- the rplJ gene encoding 50S ribosomal protein L10 encodes MKSLREKETVIVEDLRSKLGKANLSVLTDFKGLNVKEITELRNKLRKENIEYKVVKNTLIKRAVQGINLSSLDKYLAGPTAVAIDLNETTFLAKALLDFNKEYKKLEVKVGILQGQVITSDKVKELADLPSKEVLLTRLVTNLKLPLTNLVSVLSSPIKGLLVCLKAIKEQKEKVNP; translated from the coding sequence ATGAAAAGTTTAAGAGAAAAAGAAACAGTTATTGTTGAAGATTTAAGAAGCAAATTAGGTAAAGCTAATTTAAGTGTTTTAACTGACTTTAAAGGGCTTAATGTCAAGGAAATTACAGAATTACGAAATAAATTGAGAAAAGAAAACATTGAATACAAAGTAGTAAAAAATACTTTAATTAAAAGGGCAGTGCAGGGTATAAATTTGTCTTCTTTAGATAAATATCTTGCTGGACCCACAGCCGTAGCTATTGACTTAAATGAGACTACCTTTTTAGCTAAAGCACTGCTGGATTTTAATAAAGAGTATAAAAAATTAGAGGTAAAAGTAGGAATTTTGCAAGGCCAAGTGATAACTTCTGATAAAGTTAAAGAATTAGCTGATTTACCTTCAAAAGAAGTTTTATTGACAAGATTAGTTACTAATTTAAAATTACCTCTTACCAATTTAGTTAGTGTTCTTTCCTCTCCAATTAAAGGACTATTAGTATGTTTAAAGGCAATTAAAGAACAAAAGGAAAAAGTCAATCCTTAA
- the rplL gene encoding 50S ribosomal protein L7/L12 yields MPVATKEELIESISNMSVLELSELVKELENKFGVTAAMMPAATGPTIQVSAAPAVEEKTEFDVILASVGDKKIQVIKEIRVVTSLGLKEAKDVADNAPKPIKEKVSKKEAEEIKARLEAVGAVIEIK; encoded by the coding sequence ATGCCAGTTGCTACTAAAGAAGAGTTAATAGAAAGTATTTCTAATATGTCTGTTTTAGAGCTTTCGGAACTAGTCAAAGAATTAGAAAATAAGTTTGGAGTTACTGCGGCAATGATGCCAGCTGCTACCGGGCCCACCATTCAAGTATCGGCGGCACCAGCAGTAGAAGAAAAGACAGAATTTGATGTTATTTTAGCTAGTGTTGGAGATAAAAAAATTCAGGTAATTAAGGAAATAAGAGTTGTTACTTCTTTAGGATTAAAAGAAGCTAAGGATGTAGCAGATAACGCTCCTAAGCCAATAAAGGAAAAAGTGAGTAAAAAAGAGGCCGAAGAGATAAAAGCAAGGTTAGAGGCGGTAGGGGCAGTAATTGAGATAAAGTAA
- the rpoB gene encoding DNA-directed RNA polymerase subunit beta produces MLIIKDKKKGRSILLSYQEKVKKVSFSKVSEIMEIPDLVSIQRQSYKDFLQMGIPPVERKDQGLQRVLRETFPIEDFNGKLVLEFVEYYFGKPKYTEQECREKDITWAIPFYLKLRLIHKKTGEIREQDVFMRNIPVMTNGGTFIINGAERVVVSQLHRSPGVFFDYDKELRLYSAKIVPYRGVWVEFEISANNVMYLRLARKKKVLASLILRALGYETNEEIISLFYQSKKVSLKEEINLTSVRLAENIIDKKAEKILAFTGQKLDKKALEIIKDSGIEEISIIDLDKIGSSLLGALERDETKNKEEASIKIYNLIRTGEASVATENAQLSFNRLFFDPDRYNLGKVGRYKTNQRLNLDIPVETTVLTKEDIIETIRGLMKLSAEQAEGDDIDHLGNRRVRSIGELLENQLRVGFARLERGVRERMTIQDVETMTPQSVISIKPISASINEFFGSSQLSQFMDQTNPLAGLTHKRRLSALGQGGLSKERAGFEVRDVHYTHYGRICPIETPEGPNIGLIVSLATYAKTNEYGFIESPYRVVKNGRILNEIKYLFATEEDKYYIATTGIKIDKDGYLIDEQIPVRHQGEFSIIPREKVDFIDVSFRQLVSIATNLIPFLEHNDANRALMGSNMQRQAVSLLYPEVPCVATGIEEKIAKDSGACVVSEVSGMVTKVSGNKIEITDDKGEAFGYELFKYKRSNQTTCINQHPLVKAGERVEKGDIIGDGMSTKYGQLSLGKNLLVAFMSWGGYNFEDAILISERLLKDDVYTSIHIEKFEVEARDTQLGPESITRDIPNLGEGALANLDKDGIIKIGTKVKPGSILAGKVTPKGEAGLSPEYKLLYSIFGEKAREVRDTSLRVPYGIEGTVIDVKVFSQRKGDDLSPGVEKLVKVYVAMKRKITVGDKMAGRHGNKGVISKILPIEDMPFLKDGTPVDIVLNSLSVPSRMNLGQVLETHLGWAAHVLGIQAITPVFYGASEDDIKEYLKKANLPENGKVELYDGRTGEPFDQKVTVGYIYIMKLAHLAEDKIHARSTGPYSLVTQQPLGGKAQFGGQRLGEMEVWALEAYGAAYCLQELLTVKSDDITGRAKAYEAIVKGEISKKSGIPESFNVLVHELQGLALNVQVVNENGSLMDVNKLTKEEFVNKNLMAAQKLLGKK; encoded by the coding sequence ATGCTTATAATTAAAGATAAAAAGAAAGGAAGAAGCATTTTGCTTAGCTACCAAGAGAAGGTTAAAAAAGTATCTTTTAGTAAAGTTTCAGAAATTATGGAGATCCCAGATTTAGTCTCTATCCAGCGCCAGTCTTATAAGGACTTCTTGCAAATGGGTATTCCTCCAGTAGAGAGAAAAGACCAAGGACTTCAGAGGGTTTTAAGGGAAACTTTTCCGATAGAGGATTTTAATGGAAAGTTAGTTTTAGAATTTGTAGAGTATTATTTTGGAAAGCCTAAATACACAGAACAAGAATGTCGAGAGAAAGACATTACTTGGGCTATTCCTTTTTATCTGAAGTTAAGATTGATTCATAAAAAAACAGGAGAAATTAGAGAACAAGATGTTTTTATGAGGAATATTCCTGTTATGACCAATGGAGGTACTTTTATTATTAATGGAGCTGAAAGAGTTGTAGTTAGTCAGTTACATAGATCTCCTGGAGTATTCTTTGATTATGACAAAGAACTACGATTATATTCAGCTAAGATTGTGCCTTATCGGGGTGTTTGGGTAGAGTTTGAAATAAGTGCTAATAATGTTATGTATCTTCGTCTTGCTCGAAAAAAGAAGGTATTAGCTAGTTTAATTTTAAGAGCATTAGGTTATGAAACAAATGAAGAGATTATCTCTTTATTTTATCAAAGCAAGAAAGTTTCTTTAAAAGAAGAAATAAACTTAACCTCAGTTCGCTTGGCCGAAAATATTATAGATAAAAAAGCAGAAAAAATATTAGCTTTTACCGGACAAAAATTAGATAAAAAGGCTTTAGAGATTATTAAAGATAGTGGTATAGAAGAGATCTCTATTATTGATTTAGACAAAATAGGTAGTTCGCTTCTTGGTGCTTTAGAGAGAGATGAAACAAAGAATAAAGAAGAAGCCTCAATTAAAATTTATAACTTAATAAGAACAGGAGAGGCATCAGTGGCTACAGAAAATGCCCAATTATCTTTTAATAGACTGTTCTTTGATCCAGATAGATATAATTTAGGAAAAGTAGGAAGGTATAAGACTAATCAAAGACTAAATTTAGATATTCCGGTAGAGACTACTGTCTTAACTAAAGAAGATATCATAGAAACTATCAGAGGTTTAATGAAACTTTCTGCCGAACAAGCAGAAGGTGATGATATTGATCATTTAGGCAATAGAAGAGTTAGGTCTATTGGAGAGTTATTAGAGAATCAGCTTCGAGTAGGATTTGCCCGATTAGAAAGAGGAGTAAGAGAGAGAATGACTATTCAGGATGTAGAGACTATGACTCCTCAATCAGTAATAAGTATTAAACCTATTTCTGCGTCTATCAATGAATTTTTTGGATCTAGTCAGTTATCCCAGTTCATGGACCAAACTAATCCTTTAGCTGGCCTTACTCATAAAAGACGTTTAAGTGCATTAGGTCAAGGAGGTCTAAGTAAAGAAAGAGCTGGTTTTGAAGTAAGAGATGTCCATTATACTCATTATGGTCGAATTTGTCCCATTGAAACTCCTGAGGGGCCTAACATTGGTTTAATTGTTTCTTTGGCTACTTATGCCAAAACAAATGAATATGGTTTTATTGAATCTCCTTATCGAGTAGTTAAAAATGGAAGAATCCTAAATGAAATTAAATATCTTTTTGCTACCGAGGAAGACAAGTATTATATTGCTACTACCGGTATCAAGATTGATAAAGATGGTTATTTAATAGATGAACAAATTCCAGTGAGACATCAAGGAGAGTTTTCTATCATTCCAAGAGAAAAGGTAGATTTTATAGATGTTTCTTTTAGGCAATTAGTAAGTATAGCTACTAATTTAATTCCTTTTTTAGAACATAACGATGCTAATAGAGCTTTAATGGGATCTAATATGCAAAGGCAAGCTGTTTCTTTGCTTTATCCTGAAGTTCCTTGTGTGGCTACAGGCATAGAAGAAAAAATAGCCAAAGATTCAGGTGCTTGTGTAGTAAGCGAAGTTTCTGGAATGGTAACTAAGGTTTCTGGAAACAAGATAGAGATCACGGATGATAAAGGGGAGGCTTTTGGTTATGAGCTTTTTAAATATAAAAGATCTAATCAGACTACTTGTATTAATCAACATCCTTTGGTAAAAGCAGGAGAAAGGGTGGAAAAAGGAGATATTATTGGGGATGGGATGTCTACTAAATATGGACAACTTTCTTTAGGAAAAAATCTTTTAGTAGCTTTCATGTCATGGGGAGGATATAATTTTGAAGATGCTATTTTAATAAGTGAAAGACTATTAAAAGATGATGTTTATACTTCTATTCATATTGAAAAATTTGAGGTGGAAGCAAGAGATACTCAGTTAGGGCCGGAGTCCATAACTCGGGATATTCCTAACTTAGGAGAAGGAGCGTTAGCTAATTTAGATAAGGATGGAATAATAAAGATTGGGACAAAAGTAAAGCCAGGAAGTATTTTAGCAGGAAAAGTAACTCCAAAAGGAGAGGCTGGGCTTTCTCCTGAATATAAACTTCTTTATTCTATTTTTGGAGAAAAAGCAAGAGAAGTAAGAGATACTTCTTTGCGGGTGCCTTACGGTATCGAAGGTACGGTTATAGACGTAAAAGTTTTTTCTCAACGTAAGGGAGATGATTTATCTCCAGGAGTAGAAAAGTTAGTTAAAGTATATGTAGCCATGAAAAGAAAGATTACGGTTGGGGATAAAATGGCTGGTCGACATGGCAATAAAGGAGTGATTTCTAAAATATTACCTATAGAAGACATGCCTTTTTTAAAAGATGGAACTCCGGTAGATATTGTCTTAAATTCTCTTTCTGTGCCTTCGCGAATGAATTTAGGACAAGTTTTAGAAACTCATTTAGGATGGGCAGCTCATGTTTTAGGAATTCAAGCAATTACCCCGGTGTTTTACGGGGCTTCCGAAGATGATATCAAGGAGTACTTGAAAAAGGCTAACTTGCCTGAAAATGGAAAGGTTGAATTATACGATGGAAGAACCGGAGAGCCATTTGATCAAAAAGTTACAGTGGGTTATATTTACATAATGAAATTAGCTCATTTAGCGGAAGATAAAATTCATGCTCGTTCTACTGGTCCGTATTCTTTAGTTACTCAACAACCTTTAGGGGGCAAGGCTCAATTTGGCGGACAAAGATTAGGAGAAATGGAAGTATGGGCTTTAGAGGCATATGGGGCAGCTTATTGCTTGCAGGAGTTATTAACTGTAAAATCTGATGATATTACTGGAAGAGCCAAAGCTTATGAAGCTATTGTCAAAGGAGAAATTTCTAAAAAATCTGGGATACCAGAGTCGTTTAATGTCTTAGTCCATGAACTTCAGGGGTTGGCTTTAAATGTTCAAGTAGTTAATGAAAATGGAAGTTTAATGGATGTAAATAAATTAACTAAAGAAGAATTTGTGAATAAGAATTTAATGGCTGCTCAAAAACTGTTAGGGAAAAAGTAA
- the rpoC gene encoding DNA-directed RNA polymerase subunit beta', with protein MGISLKVASPKDILSWSYGEVKKPETINYRTFRPERGGLFCEKIFGPTRDWECFCGKFKSIRYKGVICDRCGVEVTRSDVRRRRLGHISLVAPVAHIWFVKRVPSQMALLLNISVKDLERVIYFEVYIVIDPGKTNLKKMQLLTREEYYEAKKLHKSSFVCDSGAQAIKELLRSINLPQMAKELKEETREEVSLQKKKKLIKKLGVVEAFISSENKPEWMILEVLPVIPPELRPMVQLDGGRFATSDLNDLYRRVINRNNRLGRLMELKAPEIIIKNEKRMLQESVDALFDNGRRGKAVKGAGSRPLKSLSDILRGKQGRFRQNLLGKRVDYSGRSVIVVGPELKFHQCGLPKKMALELFKPFIIERLVSNKVVHNIKSAKKIVEESDPEVWKILEDVVGECYVLLNRAPTLHRAGIEAFEPVLIEGEAIKIHPLVCAAFNADFDGDQMAVHVPLSMEAQLEAKLLMLSPFSILSPANGRPLATPSQDMVLGCYYLTKKIETNKDLKYFVDENEVLLAYDFKDITLHESIKVRIKDKLTETTPGRLIFNSILPEGMEYVEKEITKKELEKIVSECYQRFGIEVTVELLDNLKDLGFKFINKSGSSIGIDDIKVPKAKEALLEASKREVEEVIKEYQNGVITSEERYNKVVDLWTRVGEEVADSMYKELEKDQGGFNPVYMMIASGARGSKQQVRQLAGMRGLMAKPSGEIIELPITSNFREGLDVLEYFISTHGARKGLADTALKTADAGYLTRRLVDVAQDAIITEEDCGTINGIFVAAIKEGDEVIESLSDRILGRIALEDIVDPMSGEVLIKSGEEINEEIVKAIGEAEIEKVLIRTLLTCESERGACAKCYGRNLATGKLINIGEAVGVIAAQSIGEPGTQLTMRTFHIGGTAYRKAEEKEIKLNYGVEVVDLPKYIIKISEGRFIVSREGNLTIRKVLKEYLLPSNAELKVFDGLWVNKGDILYELNGRIINSEINGMVRFSEEGKMFIMAKDRLITLKAGVSLFVNKSSFVKAGTVIAEFDPYNEPILTEYSGKVVYRDITKERTIREELDENTGLFKKVVIKDREGELQPNILIEGDDGKEVAVYLMPHGAQIIASEGDRILAGETLAKFPQELSRTKDITGGLPRIAELFEARHPKEAAIVSEIDGVVEFREISRGCRNIGVVSETGTERVYSIPLGKHLRVHNGDFISAGEAFIDGPIDSHDILRIKGEKSLQEYLVNEVQEIYRLQGVDINDKHIEIIIRQMLGKVEITDSGDTDFLTGEQVSKVTFKKINKECIEKELRPAQGKAILLGVTKASLATESFISAASFQETTKILTESAIKGKIDYLKGLKENVIIGSLVPVGTGFIRDKNVKIIIKKEESKEEESNISSSKIDL; from the coding sequence ATAGGTATCAGCCTCAAAGTAGCTTCTCCTAAAGATATTCTTTCTTGGTCTTATGGTGAAGTAAAAAAACCAGAAACTATAAATTATAGGACCTTTAGACCAGAACGAGGAGGTCTTTTTTGTGAAAAGATTTTTGGTCCTACTCGGGATTGGGAATGTTTTTGTGGAAAGTTTAAGAGTATTAGATATAAAGGGGTGATTTGCGATCGCTGTGGAGTAGAAGTGACTCGAAGTGATGTGCGAAGAAGGAGATTGGGTCATATAAGCTTAGTAGCTCCGGTGGCTCATATTTGGTTTGTAAAAAGAGTCCCCAGCCAAATGGCTCTGCTTTTAAACATCTCGGTAAAAGACTTAGAAAGAGTTATTTATTTCGAAGTGTATATAGTGATCGATCCAGGCAAGACTAATCTTAAAAAGATGCAACTTTTGACCAGAGAAGAATATTATGAGGCTAAAAAATTACATAAATCTTCTTTTGTCTGCGATAGTGGAGCTCAAGCAATTAAGGAACTTCTAAGAAGTATAAATCTACCTCAGATGGCTAAAGAGTTAAAAGAAGAAACAAGAGAAGAGGTTTCTTTGCAGAAAAAGAAAAAACTCATTAAAAAACTAGGGGTAGTTGAAGCATTTATAAGTTCAGAAAATAAACCCGAATGGATGATTTTAGAAGTTCTTCCTGTAATTCCTCCAGAACTTCGACCTATGGTTCAATTAGATGGAGGACGTTTTGCTACCTCTGATTTAAATGATTTATATCGAAGGGTAATTAATCGTAATAATCGATTAGGTCGGCTGATGGAGCTAAAAGCACCAGAAATAATTATTAAAAATGAAAAAAGAATGCTTCAAGAATCAGTGGATGCTTTATTTGATAATGGTCGTAGAGGGAAAGCAGTTAAAGGAGCCGGGAGTCGTCCCTTAAAGTCACTTTCAGATATTTTAAGAGGTAAGCAAGGAAGATTTCGCCAAAATCTTTTGGGAAAAAGAGTGGACTATTCTGGCCGTTCTGTAATTGTAGTAGGGCCTGAATTAAAATTTCATCAGTGTGGATTGCCTAAAAAGATGGCTTTAGAACTTTTTAAACCTTTTATTATCGAGAGATTAGTAAGTAATAAAGTTGTCCATAATATCAAAAGTGCAAAAAAGATAGTTGAAGAAAGCGATCCTGAAGTATGGAAAATCTTAGAAGATGTGGTTGGGGAGTGCTATGTTTTACTAAATCGGGCACCTACCTTACATCGAGCTGGTATTGAAGCTTTTGAACCTGTTTTAATAGAAGGTGAAGCGATCAAGATTCATCCTTTAGTTTGTGCGGCATTTAATGCTGACTTTGATGGAGATCAGATGGCGGTTCATGTCCCTTTATCTATGGAAGCTCAATTAGAAGCAAAGTTATTAATGCTCTCCCCTTTTAGTATTTTATCTCCAGCCAATGGGAGACCTTTAGCTACTCCTTCTCAGGATATGGTTTTAGGATGTTACTATCTTACTAAGAAGATCGAAACTAATAAAGACTTAAAATATTTTGTGGATGAAAATGAAGTTTTATTGGCTTACGACTTTAAAGATATCACTTTACATGAATCAATTAAAGTCAGAATTAAAGATAAATTAACAGAGACTACCCCTGGAAGGTTAATTTTTAATAGCATCTTGCCAGAAGGAATGGAATATGTAGAAAAAGAGATAACAAAAAAAGAATTAGAAAAGATTGTTTCTGAGTGCTATCAAAGATTTGGGATAGAAGTTACGGTAGAACTTCTAGATAATCTTAAAGATTTAGGTTTTAAATTTATAAATAAATCAGGTTCTTCTATTGGTATTGATGATATAAAGGTTCCTAAAGCTAAAGAAGCTTTATTAGAAGCCAGTAAGAGAGAAGTAGAGGAAGTTATAAAAGAATATCAAAATGGAGTTATTACCAGTGAAGAAAGATATAATAAAGTCGTTGATTTGTGGACTCGGGTGGGAGAAGAAGTAGCTGATAGTATGTATAAAGAATTAGAAAAGGATCAAGGTGGATTTAACCCTGTTTATATGATGATTGCTTCAGGGGCACGAGGCAGTAAGCAACAAGTACGACAGTTAGCTGGCATGAGAGGTCTGATGGCTAAACCTTCGGGTGAAATTATTGAACTACCCATTACTTCTAACTTTAGAGAAGGGTTGGATGTGTTAGAATATTTTATTTCTACTCATGGTGCTCGAAAGGGATTAGCTGATACTGCGCTTAAAACGGCTGATGCTGGATACTTAACTCGTCGTTTGGTAGATGTAGCCCAAGATGCAATTATCACTGAAGAAGATTGTGGTACTATTAATGGGATTTTTGTTGCCGCCATTAAAGAAGGAGACGAAGTTATTGAATCTCTCTCAGATCGGATTTTAGGGAGAATTGCTTTGGAAGATATTGTAGATCCTATGAGTGGAGAGGTATTAATTAAATCAGGAGAAGAAATTAATGAAGAGATTGTTAAAGCCATAGGAGAAGCTGAAATAGAAAAAGTGCTTATTCGAACCTTATTAACTTGTGAATCAGAAAGAGGGGCATGTGCTAAATGTTACGGTCGAAATTTAGCTACCGGAAAGCTAATAAATATTGGAGAAGCGGTAGGAGTTATAGCTGCTCAAAGTATAGGGGAACCTGGAACTCAGCTTACCATGCGGACTTTTCATATTGGAGGAACAGCTTATAGAAAAGCAGAAGAAAAAGAGATAAAATTAAATTATGGAGTGGAAGTTGTTGATTTGCCAAAATATATTATAAAAATTAGCGAAGGAAGATTTATTGTTTCAAGGGAAGGCAATTTAACTATCAGAAAGGTATTAAAAGAATATCTTCTTCCTTCTAATGCTGAGTTAAAAGTATTTGATGGGCTTTGGGTAAACAAAGGAGATATACTTTATGAGTTAAATGGAAGAATTATTAATTCTGAAATAAATGGGATGGTGCGTTTTAGCGAAGAAGGAAAGATGTTTATTATGGCTAAAGATCGCCTGATTACTCTTAAAGCGGGAGTTTCTTTATTTGTAAATAAAAGTAGTTTTGTTAAGGCAGGTACAGTAATTGCTGAATTTGATCCTTATAATGAACCTATCTTAACTGAATATAGCGGTAAAGTAGTATATCGAGATATAACCAAGGAAAGGACTATTAGAGAAGAGTTAGACGAAAATACGGGATTATTTAAAAAAGTAGTTATTAAAGACCGAGAAGGAGAGCTTCAACCTAATATATTAATTGAAGGAGACGATGGAAAAGAAGTGGCGGTATACTTAATGCCCCATGGAGCTCAGATCATCGCTAGTGAAGGAGATAGGATTTTAGCAGGAGAAACTTTAGCTAAGTTTCCTCAAGAACTTAGTCGGACAAAAGATATTACGGGAGGCCTTCCTCGAATAGCTGAGTTATTTGAAGCCAGACATCCTAAAGAAGCGGCGATAGTTTCTGAGATTGACGGTGTAGTAGAATTTAGAGAAATTAGTAGAGGATGTAGAAACATCGGGGTAGTTAGCGAAACAGGGACAGAAAGAGTTTATTCTATTCCTCTGGGTAAACACCTAAGAGTACATAATGGAGATTTTATCTCAGCAGGAGAAGCATTTATTGATGGTCCGATCGATTCTCATGATATTTTAAGAATTAAAGGAGAAAAGAGCTTACAAGAATATTTAGTCAATGAAGTTCAAGAGATTTACCGTTTACAAGGAGTCGATATTAATGACAAGCATATTGAGATAATAATAAGACAGATGTTAGGAAAAGTAGAGATAACTGATTCTGGAGATACTGATTTCTTAACCGGAGAACAAGTAAGTAAGGTAACTTTTAAGAAGATTAATAAGGAATGCATAGAAAAAGAGTTAAGACCGGCTCAAGGTAAGGCAATTTTATTAGGAGTTACTAAAGCTTCTTTAGCTACAGAAAGTTTTATTTCAGCAGCTTCTTTCCAGGAAACCACTAAAATTTTAACAGAATCGGCAATAAAGGGAAAGATAGATTATTTAAAAGGATTAAAAGAGAATGTGATTATTGGAAGTTTAGTTCCTGTTGGGACTGGATTTATAAGAGATAAAAATGTAAAGATTATCATAAAGAAAGAAGAGTCTAAGGAAGAAGAATCTAATATATCCTCAAGTAAAATAGATTTGTGA
- the rpsL gene encoding 30S ribosomal protein S12, whose protein sequence is MPTINQLVKRGRKSLKKKRESLALAGSPQRKGVCTRVYTSTPKKPNSALRKVARVRLTSGFEATAYIPGIGHNLQEHSVVLIRGGRVKDLPGVRYHVIRGVLDTLGVANRKKARSKYGAKRPKIESKTGLKSKTESKSKTEKK, encoded by the coding sequence ATGCCTACTATCAACCAGTTAGTTAAAAGAGGAAGGAAGTCGTTAAAGAAGAAGAGAGAATCTTTAGCTTTAGCTGGTTCCCCTCAAAGAAAAGGAGTTTGCACCAGGGTTTATACAAGTACCCCTAAAAAACCTAATTCTGCTCTAAGAAAAGTAGCCAGGGTTAGATTAACTAGCGGCTTTGAAGCTACAGCTTATATTCCTGGAATTGGTCATAATTTGCAAGAACATTCAGTGGTTTTAATCAGAGGAGGAAGAGTAAAGGATTTACCAGGAGTACGTTATCATGTAATTAGAGGAGTTTTAGATACCTTGGGAGTAGCAAATCGTAAAAAAGCTCGTTCTAAGTATGGTGCCAAGCGACCAAAGATAGAATCAAAAACAGGATTAAAATCAAAAACAGAATCAAAATCAAAAACAGAAAAAAAATAA
- the rpsG gene encoding 30S ribosomal protein S7, with protein MARKKFVKKREIKVDLVYSSILAARFINNIMKCGKKSVAEKIFYDSLEIIQKRIKKPGFEVFEKAIDNVKPYLAVKSRRVGGATYQVPVEVPEARRTTLAGKWIINFARTSKGKSMKEQLANELINAYNGTGLAIKKRDDTHKMAEANKAFAHYRW; from the coding sequence ATGGCTAGAAAAAAGTTTGTTAAAAAAAGAGAGATTAAGGTAGATTTAGTCTATAGTAGTATTTTAGCTGCTAGGTTTATCAATAATATTATGAAGTGCGGGAAAAAAAGTGTAGCTGAGAAAATATTTTATGATTCTTTAGAGATTATTCAAAAGAGAATAAAAAAACCAGGATTTGAGGTTTTTGAAAAAGCTATAGATAATGTAAAACCTTATTTAGCTGTAAAATCTCGTCGTGTCGGAGGAGCTACTTATCAAGTGCCAGTGGAAGTTCCAGAAGCTCGAAGAACTACTTTAGCTGGTAAATGGATAATAAATTTCGCTAGAACCTCTAAAGGAAAAAGCATGAAAGAACAATTAGCGAATGAATTAATTAATGCTTATAACGGTACGGGATTAGCTATCAAAAAGAGAGATGATACTCATAAGATGGCTGAAGCCAACAAAGCTTTTGCTCATTACCGTTGGTAA